TTTGCTTCTGTCACAACATCGACGAACTTCGGCACGTCGTTTCGAATCGGATGGTGATGCTTTGTCTAGAGTATTTTTgccaacatttttacattgtaaaaTTAACCGATCTCTTAGAAACGCTTGGGGATATCAAAAGAACATTTGCTCCTGTCACACCATCGATGAACTTCGGTGGTTTCTAATCGGATGGTGATGCTTTGTCTAGAGTATTTTTGCCACCATTTTACATTGTAAAATCAACCGATCTCTTAGAGACGCTTggggataaaaaaaaaacatttgctcCTGTCAAACAGTCGACGAACTTGAGTCGTTTTTGTTGATCACCATTTTGTTGCCCGGTTCTAAAATTGACGGAAAGTCGCGCGtagtttttgtctgaaaatcGACCTGAACAGGAATATTAATACCAGTCGAAAATGTCCTTTAGACCTCGCAGACACGTCGTCATATCGATTTTTGTGCTATGTACGTGACAGGGGTGTTTGGCGAGTGCCGCCAAAAATATCCCTTCTGAGCTCACAGGCTTTTGTGAGTAATTCCTCGCACGATGCGTAACTGTCAGGTGACTGGACATTAAACGCACTCCAAAACGGTCGTCAAATACGACCGATATCTTCAAAGGGAGCGACGTCTTAGTACTTccttggtaatctccaagcagatcctacaatggcataagatagtaccaaactggccaaggagtatagttagCCAaaccccggtagcaaaacacactcctaagtcggcttcactcctctggcagcttttgatactatcttatgctaccataggatctgcttggagattacttcctTGGGTCTTTAGAGGAAGTCATAATTGTGCTtttcgaaaagagctaggggaaaaTCCCCGGTACAAtggacctgtaaatactgtatatatcaTCTGTCTTCTTCAGTGTAAGAGTGGTTCTTtcgtgagctaaactggttccaGATCATTTTCACCTTTTTTCCCTCCTCATTTGAACAGATCCCATACATACGACGTTACCTAATTACATTTCCATGTGTGTAGCTAGCTTGCAAACACCACTGTCTATAAATGTGGACATAAAAAGCTAACAGATGTGTCCACAGTTACAGTCTTACAGTCCTTAAAGTAggtgtgggtaccggtacagaaaatccaggtccaggtccggttcaggtccaaaggatcaggtccaggtccggacctgaacctggacctgattcagtatgactcataccaatggtccatttcactacaaagaaatctgtttggtggagtattagacgtacactggcgttttaaaatcctacaatgctaactgcacctgtacgtttggctgtaaaccttggtagaaattactgtaaactctactctacttcactcttgttgttttttttccacctgcaagcgccaaaacgtgtgaatacctgataaaataatctgttaattttctaatcggtccaacatccggtccacctaatttttttcaggtccggtttttctggaccggtctaataagaaaaaccggttttgtaccggtacgctgtaccgatacccagccctaccttAAAGCTTTCTCATAAGAACACAGAATAGCGATTGGAATATGGAAAGTTCCTTCAAATCACTGAATCTTTAAGTCGAAATGACATAACTGATATATATCTTATGTAAATATCTACAGAGATCGATACACTTTGAGAGTATGATTTGAAGGAGCTCATTGCGGTTAAACCATCACAAAAGGAAACATAATGTTTTCTCTACATTTCTCCCTCTTTTCTTCCTTTCCAGGCAAATGAACCCGGACCAGGCAACTGTCACGATAGTTACTGTCAAAGTAGCAGCTAGACACCCTGTGATGTTCGATTACATCATGTAACAAGTGGCAGGACTAGAGCAGAGAGGCTGGTAAACGATACATCGCATTGTATAGGAATGAGTTTGACTGAGAATGGACAGAGTAGTAGTTTCTTAGGCTATAGAACATGCAATGTTACCTCTTTAATCAAAGTCTTGTatccatgtacatgtctttACGTGTTACGATTCTCTGCAAACTTGGCAATGACGACTCACTGATGACGCTCCTGTTGAAAGACTCCAATGCTATGACGTAGCTTTGTCGAGTCCCTATCGCAGTTGGTCCCGCGTCTTTTATCTTGCGACATGTTCGGAAGATCTCCCCGCTCACTTTCTTATCAGTTAGAGCGAAGATAACACCGTTTAAACTACTGCTCGAGTGGGCTAACACTAAGCTTGAAAAATGAACACCTCCTGGCCATTTGTCGCCTGGATCGGATAACACTATCACAGCATACTGAAGCCAGCAAACCACGAAGTAGATACACAATACACTGAGCGATCGCAGAGCTTTTGTACCTTGTCTTACTTGTGGGGGAGTCCTGCCTTGGAGGTATTGTCTCAAGTTGTTCTTGATTTTCATGACGTTTAAGTAGAGAGCTGTGTTGAAGACGAAGACAGTCAAAGTAGGAAGAAGGTGTCCGATTAGAAGAAACATTAGAGTGTACCCCGTCTTGGTTCGATCGTACGCGCAGTTCATCGTCTTCGGGTCGTAGCGGAAGGTGCCCCAACCAAACCACAGGGGAAGTACGAAGCCGAGCCCGTAAACCCACGTGCCGAAGACGATTATCGCTGCCCCCTTCTTGGTGAAGATGTCGTCGTGGGTTTGCCGTTTACAGATGAAGAGGTAGCGGTTGATGGTAATGACTGCGGTCGTGGCTAGTGAGATGATACAGCCGGCAACGCACAAGCTGCCTGTGATGTCACAGActgtccagttcaggtccaggcgGTAAAACTCCGGCCAGGCGATCCCCAGGACATGCAGCGTGTCCACTACAATGGTCACTAGCAGGTCCACTGCCGTCAGGTTGACCACGTAGACGGTAGCAGAGGTCCGAATGTCCTTCCGTCGGTAAAGAACCCATAAAACTACGAGGTTAACACCCGTGCCGAATACTCCGAGACATCCTACGAGTGCCGCAAGCCACGTGCGTACGTGTGAAGAGTAGATACTCAAGTCCATTTTCACACTTTTGAATCGTAAAACCGTTACTAAACTGTTGGGGCAATGTAGATGAACGGTTATAATTTATAAACGGAACCTTCGCGTTTGGAACTACAACTGAAACAAACGGAAGGACTGACTGACGTGTTATTGCGCACGGTCATCGCTGATAAATCATTCATGGGGTTAATTAAAAGGCCCTGGCGTGATCTACTTGTGGGAACAAGAATCCGTAGAACACAATCCCTCTGTGAATTCTACCGCTAATAGTGAAAGAGAAGACATATACGCCaagcaaaaaaagttgcctagCAACAGTTGCTATGTAAAAGCAGGTTTATTTTGTCTCCACCCCTAGAATTGTTTCTATTGTTGTGTAGAACacctgtgccaagtttcatgcttttatcataatttgagcaatttttgcaccaatcgccCGGACTAATACGCTATgttcagtatttacaggttcgttGTAACCGGGAATTTTCCCTTCGCTGGTATTGATAATAAACGGTGGATCTTAACTTCCCGTCCTATTAAAAGACTgtaaccctttccggtagcgtgtaTGTCGGGtgctaccctgggagccagccaggaccgggtagctagcgagttttgttcggggagccaagacAGTCAGCCCGCTGATCTCACATAAGCGCTccgagtttaagcctgaaggagttatcgctgcCCGTGTAAGGTGaacctcatcgggcttaaactccccgggcgataataggagatcgggcgggactgactgtcttgggccaccgaataaactgtcctagctgcccaaTCCTGGCTGGCTCCCCCAGGGTACGAGAcgcagccggaatcgaactaaCGGCTTCTAGTCCCAGAGGCAGTGAACTACTAGTCTCCAaaagacccaacggtgccttagagatagtatcaaagctggcagaggagtatagccggccaaagggagatagccggctaagggagtcaaacgggcaccggagccgctatactaagtccctggccagctttgatactatttctaaggcaccgtagggtctgcttagagcctggtgccgctatactaagtccctggccagctttgatactatttctaaggcaccgtagggtctgcttagagcctggtgccgctataccaagtccctggccagctttgatactatttctaaggcaccgtagggtctgcttagagcctggtgccgctatactaagtccgggccagctttgatactatttctaaggcatcgtagggtctgcttggagactagtggACTACGTACGATACCTAGGTGCTAAAGATGATAGTGAGACTCCTTGAGGTACCGAGgaggaaaaaaattacatacaGAGGCAAGACGCACTCACGCTACTGCATTTGTTAGAGATGATCAACtaagttttatttcaaactgacGAAAATTGATCCATCTATGGCTGccgatgtaacgctagttcacctttctccgcggggtaacctatattcgttgtttttaaaccAGGATACTTATAGGTATAAAAAATTAAAGGACCGTGATTTCAAACTTCTACAGGTTCAAAAATCAAatctgcaatttgaaaccaccgtccgccAACTTGATATTTTCAAATACCCTATCTTTTAAACAACGAATATTGGTGAACAGGTGTTACTTGAATACACGCAAAATCGTCCGACTATAATAAGCCTATTCGCAATTACCGGCGCGAAATGCATGATGggtaaaatccgccattttgggagaTAACTTTTCAACCCGGCGTTGCGTCACGCGTGTGTAGTGTAGCGTTTATACGGCGCGGCGCCGCCACAGGTGTTCCCACCTGGCCGGTACgaacacctgttctaaagaagattctagaactgtcagttaagaataaagatcattttaagtttttgaagcctggtgtaagacgtgtgtttgtgttttactgTCAATATAAGtaagtggagtttttttttcattttctttccggCCGTAATGGATGAGGAGGTGGAAGTTTATACACACGAAGAGCTAAAACACTGGACGTGTGAGTCTCTAAAGGATTTCTATATGCGTGACGTGATGACGACTAAGTTAAAAGAAACACCATCTTCCAGGAACACGCACGTAACAGCCATGATGAATTATAAATGTTATCCCATGTACTCATCCAATTAGAGTAGACGTCCAAACCACTCAAGCGCATATCTCAAAGCGCGGTAGTAATCGTCTCATCCGTCCCTTGGCATCGAGTCATGGTTTCTGAGATTAAATGCAGGACAGAAAGTCATGTGAAGAATTTGAGTCACGAAAAGTGCAAGCATCTTGGCATATTCGTTTGATCGATGGTCAGCATATCTGGTAAGAATTAATCGTATCAGTGAAAAACAACTTTGACACGTACTAATTTCTTCATATAAAGTCTTCGTTTAGCCTGAATAAacctcgcttatagcagcccgcccaacacccgccgcggggaggggccagttacagccatggacagcaggcgcgtcgcccgtacgtactggcacgtacgggggacgAATCAGCAGCCCGatggcaaacaaagttttgcctacaCGTCAAGTTCTgcagcgtgtctgcgtgctccaaaatccgtcgggtTCCCTACgcgttcgtacggaggcggtacgtaccacttacggatccggATCCATAAAGAtttcccacgttttggcacgtagacagcacgtatttgcacgtacggcgggttgtgcccttagctttagctcTGTTACGGAGGTCACTGATATCCAGTGGGGGGATTGCTTTTGCTTGTGTCCGGTTGCTCGCAACTATAACTGAAAGTCCCTTAAATAGATTTGTTTAAAATTTGGCATTTTGGTATTTATTGAGCATGCTGCCAATTTCGGACACATTAGTTAGTATTTTCAGGtaatgaaaaattataaaccAACTCCCTCATCTTGACAGTAGTGtggtacagctttttttaagCATTTGCAATTAATTGCGCGAACCcttgagattcgtacgaacattatatgtgattcgcacgaatcactatgtgaaaacgcacgaaccttatgaaaatcacacgaatcactgtGCGAAAACGTAAGCACCTTATGTGATTCACTATGGGACGCATGCGAACCTTTTGCGATTTGCACGtccgtacgttttcgcatagtgtttcgtgtgattttcataagttttgtgtgtttccgcatagtgattcgtgtgattttcataatgtTGGTGCATTTTCGCAGTGATTCGTGCGCATCgcataatgttcgtacgaatctcatagggttcgtacaaatgcttaggcacccctgacaTCACAAGCTATGGCCGCCTACAACTAattgattactctccaagcagaggttaggtcaCGGCAATGGTTACTGCCTGGTGGACATAAGTGGTGACAGCAGGTTTAAAAGAAATtgctatttgtttgtttgtacgaTGCACAGTGAGGTCGGAAACTTCTGTTTGTTTCAGAAACGGACGAAAAGTTATGTGCCgcagatatcatccatataatcaaattaacatgtcGTAACGCATATAGGTACGAATAAACTCCACACAGTAATAAAGGTACATATGGTATTAGAACGTTGTCATAAATTTTTCGTTTGAAAGCTCTTCAGGGATTTACGTATAAGTAGAAGCCAGTTtattgcacaccggataatcgcacacttctgttaattgcacgaaattccgAAATCCCATGGTGGTACGGTTCAGcctaataacttcgctttgttgcaccattcggttaattgcacgaaatacactgacaaatggggtgtgcaattaaccggcttctactgtactactactTCCACTGTTGGTCAAAACTTTCTCCTTTGAGCTTCTGTGGGCTTCGATCTAATTATTGTCTCCCTAATGAAGCTAATTAATTACTTGTATTCTGCAATTCTTCGGGTACTTTTTAATTGGCAGCCACTGACTGGACTTAGATGGACTCTAGAGACCTAATATATTCATGAGTCTTTGTTTTAACTGTGTGAACTGGTTTGGCCACATATGCCGACACAACTCCCTCGCTAAAacggtaacaggttgtttcgcaacaatgtcagttcgcaaccgtcagttcgcaacaaggcaagtcttttcgcaacaaggtacaagtagtttcgcaacaaggtacaggacgtttcgcaacatttgaattttattaatcttgatagcctaatagtatcaGAAActgtattcctaacataattatactccttcCGCTTAAAAATcttaccgggtgcgaaagacaaccccggTGCCAGAAGAAcatggggccgcatggacctgacagcccgatgattttcatacgccgggcggtacagtttcatacgCGTACACAggtaggagtataattatgtcaGGAATATgtgatttctaatactattaggctatcaactTTAAGATTAATAGAATTCAACTGTTGCGAATCGAcgtgtaccttgttgcgaaaagacttgccttgttgcgaactgacggttgcgaactgacattgttgcgaaacaacctgtaaccgcTAAAACTATACTACAAGGTACAGTAGCAGGAGGGAGGAAACGAGGTAGGCCAAGGAAGACATGGCTCGACAACATTAAAGTCTGACTGGCCTGAGCACGGAACAACTGATCAGAGGGGCAGAGGACAGAACGAGATGGGCAAAGATCACTGCTGAtggatgtcgtggagcccctacgaccactgtggTTACGGgacgtgagtgagtgagcgttTCCACCCAGAAGCAAATCCACAGCTGCAGGGTCCCCAACATGATCGTCATAAGTCAACGTGCTTACATACGGACGGGGTTATACCACCTTTTACGGGGTGACATGCCCTTTCTTCGTGGACtgttacaagacggggatgcgccaggtctcccgtccgggtgaatgatgtgaATCGTCGTATGGCAGAAACGAGACGGAGGTTCACCAGGCCTGTATCCGGTTGATTTTGGAGACAGAAATATTTGCTCAATCGCACACCAGGGCATGCCCCTACTAGTATACTATAT
This genomic stretch from Branchiostoma floridae strain S238N-H82 chromosome 13, Bfl_VNyyK, whole genome shotgun sequence harbors:
- the LOC118429372 gene encoding melatonin receptor type 1A-like, which codes for MDLSIYSSHVRTWLAALVGCLGVFGTGVNLVVLWVLYRRKDIRTSATVYVVNLTAVDLLVTIVVDTLHVLGIAWPEFYRLDLNWTVCDITGSLCVAGCIISLATTAVITINRYLFICKRQTHDDIFTKKGAAIIVFGTWVYGLGFVLPLWFGWGTFRYDPKTMNCAYDRTKTGYTLMFLLIGHLLPTLTVFVFNTALYLNVMKIKNNLRQYLQGRTPPQGV